One Bacteroidales bacterium genomic window, TCTAAAGGACATGATGATTTTTTTATCCCATTGCCTTATAAAAAAATATGAAGCTATAAATGAAAATCGGTTATGGCTTTATTTCCCTACCATATCGTTGCATTCAATTCAGGCTTTCTAAAGGCCCGGCCTCTTGCCCCCGTTCAGGGGGCAGATAGCGATAGAAACGCCGAACCCAGCGGCTTGGGCGCCTCGTAGAGTGTGCGACAGAATGTGAGCCGTATACCAACAAAACAAATATTCCATTAATTATCTTATATTTCTATGGAAATCCGGTTTACCTTATGTTAAAAACCTTAAATTTCTGCAGAAATATGAGATCACTGGCGTCCGAAACGATACATTTCTGCCGACCGACGGCTTACCCTACATTAGAAATCCCAAATTTCTATGGAAAAATGGGTTGCCCTAGATTAGAAATCCCAAATTTCCATAGACAGATGGCTTACCCAACGTTGGAAACCGTATATTTCTGCCGTAAAACAGGCTTCCCGACAAAAGCAAACCCTTATTTCTGCAGACACATGGCTTACCCGACGTCGGGAATATAGCATTCCTGCAGATAAATGGGTTGCCTGACGGCGAAGAACCTGCTTTTCCGTGGAAAGATGCCTTACCCTATGTCCCAAATCATATTTGCCTGCAGAAATAAGGCTTACCTGGTATCACTAAGCTTATTGATCTGCAGTAACCTGGGTTTACCCACGAAACAATCCCTCTGTATCCATAGAAAAAACGATTACTTAACAGCCGGGAAGCAAATATACCGCAGATTACTGCCTTTTTCCGGTAAAAATATCTTCATTTCCCACCGCAGAAAATGAGGATCATCCTGAATGATCTTTAACTGTCAGGTAACAAGACCCATTATTGCCCCATTTAAGATTCCATACAATTGCATCGGCTAAGAACAATTATTTGACCTGGTAATTTTCAAGAGGAGCTATGGTTTGTTTCCAAAAGTTATTAACAATTGATCATTTTGTAAAGAAGCATATTAAAATAATTCGTACTTTTAAATCAAATTTTTTAGCCAAATAAATTTTTAAAAATCAGAAGCCATGCCAATATTTGCAGAACCCACCAATGACGAAGCACGCCTGGGATTTCTCAAGCGCGCTGTAGTAACAGCAGCCTACGACAAAGCGGCCGGTAACTCGCATCTTACAGAACAGACCGAAAATGACGTAACAGAGTTTATTCCGCTTTTTGAAGGGGCGATTAAAAGGATCAACGATTCGCTCAGCAAACGTACCGTAGAGGTTCAGGAAGGCTCGGAAGCTTTGGAGGACATGAAAACCGCTACACGGGATTTCTGGGAGGTAGTAAGAAGAAGGGTTAAACGCCTGGACCAGCCGGCAGGTGTTTTGACCTATTACGAACTGCCTCTTAGTGGTCTTACTCCCCGACCAACCACCATCGAGGAGTGGTTCATATTGGCAGACAAGATCATCGATGGCGATGCCAAAGCAGTGGCAGCAGGTTATCCCGCCATGGAAAACCCGGATGCAGAAGAACTGAAAGCAGCCAGAGATAAGGCCCTGGCTGAAAGACGCGATATTCCCATTGCGGATCGCATATATGATGAGGCCCAGGCAGAACTTGAAGGGCGCCGGCCTCGGGCCATCGAGCTGATCGACGACATCATGGCAGACCTTCGACATTCCCTTAGAAAAATGGACGGGCCCAGCCAGCGGCGCATCATGCGCTCCTATGGTGCAACCTTTAAGTATTATAATGGAGAACCGGAAGACGAGATTCCGGAGACGGATACAGAATAATTGTTCAACAAATGTTTTCTTCAGGCTCATCAAGCCACTTTCCTGATCTGGCCGGGGTAACAGCGCAACCCCGGCCTTTTCTGTTAAAACAAAACCCTGGCAATCAATTAAACAATAAATCATCTATAGCATAAAAGCACTAAGAAATGAGAACATTTTTTGCAGGTGTGATCCTGTTAACCCTCTTCACCGCAGGCTGTGAAAACGGCGGCAATCAAATCCGTCCGTCCGAGGTCGGGTTCATTATGAAAATGAACAACCAAACCGTCATCAACTTTAGCGATATTGACTATTACGACTTCTCCACACACATGATCTATCTAAAGCACGACTTCTCTTACTTTAAGGAAGAGGAGCTCCATGACATGGATGAATTTACGGTATATGCCGATGGAGAAAAGATCTACTCCGGGCATACCTTCCCCGGGTATTATTCCCATATGCCGAAAGGGCCGGTAATACACTGCGATCCCAACTTCTACAGCGATTATATTGTTCCCATCGGGTTCATCAATATCATTGATACACTTGGAAACCCCACTCCCGATCCAAGGGGCGACCAGAGGATAGCCGCTGCGTTAAAACGTTTCAATCAGTACCATGAAGGATTGAAAGGCGAGATCCGTTCGGTAACCTACATGAACCAATATCGGGTTAAGTTCGAATTTACCCTGACCAACGAGGATTCATTCAACTATTATTACCTGGATCCGGATAAGATGGGTGTCAAGCTGTTCCATTACTTCACAAATGGGCTTTATATCAGTGATGAAGCCACCCATGAATCTTACGCTCATAAGATGAAGGTTGAAAGCCCCGAGTCATATAAAACCTGGAAAAAAGAGTGGCTGTCGCTGATCAAAAGCGGGGAAACCAAAACCTTCACCATTACCTACAACCGTTTTGAAGTGGTTCCCACGGGAATGTATACGGCCCGGTTTACCTTTCCGGGATTACATTGGGTAGATAAAGAAGAATTGAAACAGGACCAGGGAAGGATATGGCTGGGAAAAATATCCTTTCAAAAGGAAATCATCGTTCAATAAGGTTCAATAGGTTTGATTCTTTAACTTCTCCGAGATCCACATCCTAAGAACGGCCTGCCGGCTAACGCCCATTTTTTTTGCCTCTCTGTCAACACTACCCAACATCCATTCAGGCAGTTGAAGCCTGATTTTCTTGTTCTTAAGGCCGGGGCGATTGGCTTTCTCCATATCCAAATATTCAGAAAGATCTTCCCCCGCTTCAAATTTTTCGTCAAATTCTTTTGCTGAAATATATTTTCTTTTCATCTTCTCTTGATTTTCGAACTGATATGATTCGTATCATATGATCTCTGTAAGTTATAACGGCAGTCCATATTACATTATTTAGCCTTGCGATCATTAAAGTCCTTTTTTCTTCTACAAATTTTGAAGGAATCTCAATTCGAAATGGATCCTTCCATAAATTCTGGGCCTCCTTAAAGTCAATACCATGCTTCTTTTTATTTCTGGTGCTTTTATATGGATCAAACTGAAAGTTCACGAAGTGCATGTATATTTCAAATTTAAAAACAATTATTCAATTATCGAAGGAAACGGAAATATTTTTAATTATATTTGCGTATTGAAATACTTAAATTACCAAAATACTTTATACGCATGTCCAAAGTGGTTTCATTATCAGAAGCAGCTTCCATCGCTCTTCATGGAATAATATTGGTTGCAAGGGAAAAACAGGGAATAAACGTTGCCAGGATAGCAGAACTTACCAGTACATCCAAGCATCACGTAGCCAAGGTAATGCAGAGGCTGGTAAAATCAGGATATCTTACATCGCATCGCGGCCCTCACGGAGGATTTGAGCTGAAGAAAAAACCCGAAGACATCAATTTCCTCAAAATTTATGAAACCATTGAAGGTACCATCGAGATCAATACCTGCCCGATGAACAAACCCGTATGCCCCTTCGACAAATGCATTATGAACAACATAACCAGCAAAATGTCGGAAGAATTTAAGGAATATCTGAGGAATCAAACGCTGGATGAATATGTTTGAGGGCGACGATTTTCAGTCGAATATAGGATTCTAGAAGGGCTGAAGATGGCAGGTCTTTCAATTGTTTGACAAAAGAGTTTGATTGTTTGAAGGTTTGACAGGAGTTTGGGGAAGAAGGACAGGCAGGTATTGAAAGCTGAACAAGTTTTGTGGTCACCAATGGTCATTCAGTTGTCATTCGTGGTCATTCCGTTGTATTCGCAGAAACACCTAACGTTAAAGTAAAATCGGCAAAACTCCAATATTCCCTACACTTAGCCTTTTACAAAAAAGCTGTTGGTAAACCGCAGTTGGCGTTAGGCAAACAGAGGCTAGCCGGACGATACAGCTACAGGCACTCAGGTAGGGGTTTGGCACCCCGTCTGACCGGTTGTCAGAGACAAATGTCCGGAACAGGTTCAGGCACCAGGCCAGTGAATTCTGGAAATATCCTGATCATGCATGCCGGTCGGACGGGTTGAGGATGGCAATAGAAAAGTGGGCATATGGCAAACTTTTGCTAAATGAAATATTACAGGCAAAGCAAATGATAAACCTAAAAGGGTGGGCCAGCAGAAAAAAATGGTCACTCAGTTATTTGGCAAAAGGGTCCAATTGTTTGAAATAACCGGTCCGACCACATTCGGCAGTCGGACCGGATGACAAACCATCCAGGATATTTCGGATTAAAAGGAAAAGAGAGATCAAAGACTCCTTAGCTATTCATTCCTTATCGCTTTCCCGTCCAGCTTTTTTATCAGATCGTCCACATTCCTTGCTGCCTGTATTTGAAAAGGTATGTTAACGAACAGATAAGCTCCCAGAAGGATCAGCACGGAACTGTTGAAAAACACATCAAGGTTGCCTTGTAAACCCTGACTTACAAAAAACAATACCACTGCCAGGATCACAAGGGGCAAAACAACCCGCAGAAACGGACATACCATCTTCATATTTACGAGGGTTTTGGCCTGGATTTGCTCTTTGACCGTACCCTGAATTTCCAGCGGGGATATGTTCCAATACGGAACAACAGGCCGGATCCTGAAAGCAGTGGGACTAACATTACCCCAATACGTCTTATAAAAACGTTTCCCCCAGTAAATGCCCGTATTATTCTGATCAGTGGATTGATGCATCTTTTGATATATTTCATCCTTATCCAGGGAAGTTTCTATCGATAATTTTCTCAAAGGCCAGAGTAACATAATATTTTTATTGGTTTAACAATTTTAATGAGCCGGTTGTTTGGCAGGATAAAATATTCTTATAATGGGTGCATATTCTGTTTTTCTGGCCCTCCAGCCGCCGGGTACATGCTTTCTACCGACTGCCATTGATATTTAACCCCAATTATTGAGTTCAGTCAAAAAAGGGAGAAAAATTCTTAAACAAAAACCCTACAAAGTTGTTGAACAAGATATTTAACTTAAGTTTGTAAATAAAATTTATCTAAAACATAAAAATAAGGAGGAAAATCTTATGTTATCAGAAAAAATGGAAGAAGCACTGAATAAACAGATCAACGCAGAAATGTATTCTGCATACCTTTATCTTGGTATGTCGGCTTATTTTGAAGATCGCAATCTATCTGGATTTGCCAACTGGATGTATATTCAGGCCCAGGAAGAAATGACCCATGCCATGAAATTCTACCGCTACATCAATGAAAGAGGCGGCAGGGTTCAGCTTGAAACCATCGAAAAACCCCCTAAAGAATGGAAAGATGAGGTGGAAGTAGCTGAAGAGGTTTATGCCCACGAACAGAAGGTGACCGGGATGATTCATGATCTGGTTAATCTTGCCAGGGAAGAAAAAGACCATGGTACCGATAACATGCTGCAATGGTTTGTTTCCGAGCAGGTGGAAGAAGAAGCCAATTCGGATGAACTGCTTCAGCAGCTCAAGATGGTCGGTGGCAAAGGCCAGGGACTGTTGATGCTCGACCGGGAACTGGGCCGGCGTCAATTTGTGGATGAAACACAAGAGGAAGAATAACCTTACTAGTTTGGCCGGAGTTTGATTGTTTGAATGTTGGACTGTTTTTAAAGCCAAAGTTTGTAGGAGAATATAATGATCGGAATCTCAGATGTTTTTATATACTGAGGTTTTGGTCATTTTTATTAAAAAAAGAAAGGATAAAGGAGAAGATCAGGATTGATCTCTGAGACCCTTCAGTTCAAGCTGGTGGGCGTCTGGAAGTAATTTAAAACTTTTTCGGTGATAAGGCGTAATGCCGTATTCCATTAAAGCCTTTCTGTGCCGGGCAGTGGCATAGCCTTTGTTGCTGTGCCATCCGTATTCCGGATATTCGCTGCTTAACCGGATCATGTAATCATCGCGGCAGGTTTTAGCCAATACGGAAGCTGCTGCTATGGACAGGTACTTCCCGTCCCCTTCCACAATGCATTGATAAGGAACATTTTTATACGGATAGAAATATTTCCCATCAACCAGCACATGCTCCGGTAGGGGATTTAACCTTTCCAAAGCCTTATGCATGGCAAGCATGGAAGCTTTGAAAATGTTTATCTTGTCAATTTCTTCATTCTCTATGGAAGCTACGGCATAACCGAGTGCAAATCTTTGAATTTCCTCCCTGAGGGCATACCGATTCCTTGGTGTGAGCTTTTTGGAGTCATTTAACAGTGGAAGCTCCAAATCAGAAGGCAAAACTACAGCGGCGGCAAAGACAGGACCTGCAAGGCAACCCCTGCCTGCTTCATCGCATCCTGCTTCCACAACACCTTTTTTGAAGTATCTCAGTAAAGCCATAACATCAAAAGAGCATTACAAAAACTGGTATGGAAATCATCCATACCAGTTTTATAGTTAAGACACCATTCGGTGTTATTTCATGAGCGCTTTCACCGGATCAAGGCCTACTGTGGTACCTTCCTGAATGGCTTTCAGAACGGCTCCGCCACCTGTGAAGAGATAGTAACTGGGATCATCTACAGCCTTCATGTACACGCCGGGCAGCAGATTTTTCAGTTCCTCGTTGGTATCACCGCCGCCAAACAGCTTCATGGCATCTTTATTTTCATCAATAAGCTTATCCAGGGCAATGGTACCTTCTGCAAAATCAGGTGTCAGGCCCATAACAGCATTGGTGAAAATGGTTTTCGCCTTCTTAAAGGCCTCCTGAACCTTATCTTCCCGGAAAGATTTTTCGGAAACATCCAGAACATAATTCAGCTTGGTTCCGGCTTCCAGTGATCTTACATCATGTTCACGGTATTTGCCTTCAAATTTACCATCCAGTGTATCCGATTCAATGATGTAAGGAAGCTCCAGTATTTTATCCGCATGCTTGGAAGCATAATCAACGAACTCTTTAGCCACCTTGATGTCATCATCCGATACCCCTTCAATTTTGATATCGTACTTGGCACACAGATAGGCATTGTAAATAACTCCGCCAAGAACAAGGTGATCGGCCTTGTCGAGAAGGGAATAAAGGGAATCGGCCTTGGTATCAAATTTGGCACCGGCTACCACTGCTACAAAAGGCTTCTCGGGATTGAAAATCCGCTCAAGGTTCTTAATTTCCTTTTGCATCAAATGACCGGCGTAAGCGGGAAGATGTTTGGCCACACCTACAGTGGAAACATGAGCCTGCCATGAGCCAAAGGCATCATTCACATAAACGTCGGCCAGGCCAGCCAGTTGTTTAGAAAGCTTTTCAGCTTCTTCACCCTTATCCTCTTCGCCCAGGAACCAACGGGTATTGGGCATATAGATGGCATCAATCTTACCTTCCTTCAAATCCTTAATATGATCTTTAATGGAGGAGTCCACATCGGTATAACCCTTCTTAGCCGTTTCAGTAAACTCGGGTACTACAATGTTCAGATAGAGCTTATTCTGTAGATACTCCACAATTGGCCTGACAGAACTATCAGGGCT contains:
- a CDS encoding ferritin; the protein is MLSEKMEEALNKQINAEMYSAYLYLGMSAYFEDRNLSGFANWMYIQAQEEMTHAMKFYRYINERGGRVQLETIEKPPKEWKDEVEVAEEVYAHEQKVTGMIHDLVNLAREEKDHGTDNMLQWFVSEQVEEEANSDELLQQLKMVGGKGQGLLMLDRELGRRQFVDETQEEE
- a CDS encoding Rrf2 family transcriptional regulator, giving the protein MSKVVSLSEAASIALHGIILVAREKQGINVARIAELTSTSKHHVAKVMQRLVKSGYLTSHRGPHGGFELKKKPEDINFLKIYETIEGTIEINTCPMNKPVCPFDKCIMNNITSKMSEEFKEYLRNQTLDEYV
- a CDS encoding phosphoglycerate kinase, with protein sequence MSEMKNLQVLQDADLNGKVVLARVDHNVVKKGIIKDPYRIDSTIGTLMSIYAKGGRPILMTHVGRPKDKKTGEISISPDSSVRPIVEYLQNKLYLNIVVPEFTETAKKGYTDVDSSIKDHIKDLKEGKIDAIYMPNTRWFLGEEDKGEEAEKLSKQLAGLADVYVNDAFGSWQAHVSTVGVAKHLPAYAGHLMQKEIKNLERIFNPEKPFVAVVAGAKFDTKADSLYSLLDKADHLVLGGVIYNAYLCAKYDIKIEGVSDDDIKVAKEFVDYASKHADKILELPYIIESDTLDGKFEGKYREHDVRSLEAGTKLNYVLDVSEKSFREDKVQEAFKKAKTIFTNAVMGLTPDFAEGTIALDKLIDENKDAMKLFGGGDTNEELKNLLPGVYMKAVDDPSYYLFTGGGAVLKAIQEGTTVGLDPVKALMK
- a CDS encoding BrnT family toxin: MHFVNFQFDPYKSTRNKKKHGIDFKEAQNLWKDPFRIEIPSKFVEEKRTLMIARLNNVIWTAVITYRDHMIRIISVRKSREDEKKIYFSKRI
- a CDS encoding ribonuclease HII, coding for MALLRYFKKGVVEAGCDEAGRGCLAGPVFAAAVVLPSDLELPLLNDSKKLTPRNRYALREEIQRFALGYAVASIENEEIDKINIFKASMLAMHKALERLNPLPEHVLVDGKYFYPYKNVPYQCIVEGDGKYLSIAAASVLAKTCRDDYMIRLSSEYPEYGWHSNKGYATARHRKALMEYGITPYHRKSFKLLPDAHQLELKGLRDQS